In Mangrovibacterium diazotrophicum, one genomic interval encodes:
- a CDS encoding isoamylase early set domain-containing protein encodes MSLKKQMLKSKPVCKVTFRVSKEMAAGADTVTVVGDFNNWDPIETPLNKLKSGEFTGVVEIESGKTYEFRYLVGGQDWYNDPEADGYAANSFGGENSVLSV; translated from the coding sequence ATGAGTCTAAAGAAACAAATGTTAAAATCAAAGCCGGTTTGTAAGGTTACATTCCGTGTGTCAAAAGAGATGGCCGCCGGGGCAGATACAGTTACTGTTGTTGGAGATTTCAATAATTGGGATCCGATTGAAACCCCGCTGAATAAATTGAAAAGTGGTGAATTTACCGGTGTTGTTGAAATAGAATCCGGTAAAACCTATGAGTTCCGTTACCTGGTTGGCGGGCAAGACTGGTATAACGACCCTGAAGCAGACGGCTACGCAGCTAACAGCTTTGGTGGCGAAAACAGT
- a CDS encoding SDR family oxidoreductase, translated as MKILLTGATGYIGKRLLPVLVNEGHQVVCSVRDVQRFNPVKSIREQIEVIENDLTDRESLQNIPEDIDFAYYLVHSMSTASDFDELERRSAVNFRDAMHATRVRQVIYLSGIVNSQTLSKHLQSRKTVEDELALGDYALTTIRAGIIIGSGSASFEIIRDVVEKLPAMVAPQWLNTRCQPIAIRDVIQFLTGVLGREETYKQSFDISGNEILTYKEMLLEFARVRGLKRYIGVVPVMTPRLSSYWLYFVTSTSYKLACALVDSMKVEVVAKDQRLTEMLGIQPLSYEDAIVKAFKKIEQNEIVSSWKDSTISGRLNYQISDFINVPRFGCYRDVRRRRIRDIEACVERIWRIGGDNGWYHGDWLWRIRGFMDELTWGVGLRRGRTSIDKIEAGDTLDFWRVLYANREEGRLLLLAEMKIPGEAWLEFRIQGDELVQTATFRPKGVGGRLYWAMVYPFHGYIFSGLIRKLTE; from the coding sequence ATGAAGATACTATTGACCGGGGCAACCGGATATATCGGAAAAAGATTGCTGCCTGTTTTGGTGAACGAAGGTCACCAGGTGGTGTGTAGTGTGCGCGATGTTCAGCGCTTCAATCCGGTAAAATCCATTCGGGAACAGATTGAGGTAATCGAGAACGATTTGACCGACAGGGAGTCGCTGCAAAATATTCCGGAGGATATTGATTTTGCCTACTACCTGGTACATTCCATGTCGACGGCAAGTGATTTTGATGAGCTGGAGCGGCGCTCGGCTGTTAATTTCCGGGATGCCATGCACGCGACTCGTGTCAGGCAGGTGATTTATTTGAGTGGTATTGTCAATTCGCAGACTTTATCCAAGCACCTGCAATCGCGAAAAACGGTTGAGGATGAACTGGCGCTCGGTGATTATGCGCTGACAACGATTCGGGCCGGAATTATCATTGGTTCGGGTAGTGCTTCGTTCGAAATTATCCGCGACGTGGTGGAGAAATTACCGGCAATGGTTGCTCCCCAATGGCTGAATACGCGCTGCCAGCCAATTGCTATTCGCGATGTGATCCAGTTTTTAACGGGTGTGTTGGGGCGCGAGGAAACCTACAAGCAAAGCTTCGATATTTCCGGGAACGAGATTTTGACTTATAAAGAGATGTTGCTGGAGTTTGCCCGTGTCCGCGGTTTGAAGCGCTACATCGGCGTTGTTCCGGTGATGACGCCGCGGCTGTCTTCGTACTGGCTCTATTTCGTCACATCAACGTCCTATAAATTAGCCTGTGCTTTGGTGGACAGCATGAAGGTTGAAGTGGTAGCCAAGGATCAGCGATTAACCGAGATGCTCGGAATTCAACCACTGTCGTACGAGGATGCCATTGTTAAGGCCTTCAAAAAGATTGAGCAAAACGAAATTGTTTCGAGCTGGAAAGATTCCACGATCAGCGGGCGGCTGAATTACCAAATCTCCGATTTTATCAATGTTCCCCGCTTTGGTTGTTACCGCGATGTGCGGCGGCGGCGAATTCGGGATATCGAGGCTTGTGTGGAGCGGATCTGGCGAATCGGTGGCGACAATGGCTGGTATCATGGCGACTGGTTGTGGCGAATCCGTGGATTTATGGATGAGCTAACTTGGGGCGTTGGTTTGCGCCGCGGCCGGACGAGTATCGATAAAATTGAAGCGGGTGATACGCTGGACTTTTGGCGGGTTTTATATGCCAATCGCGAAGAGGGACGTTTACTTCTGCTGGCTGAAATGAAGATTCCGGGGGAGGCTTGGCTGGAATTTCGGATACAGGGAGACGAGTTGGTACAAACGGCGACATTCCGCCCCAAAGGAGTTGGCGGGCGTTTGTACTGGGCAATGGTTTATCCATTCCATGGCTACATTTTCAGCGGCCTAATCCGGAAATTGACAGAATAG
- a CDS encoding FISUMP domain-containing protein: MKNNRLVITHLILTFVIVLLFACNRSTNQTDHITIEKGSFTDPRDGKIYKTVKIGDQWILAENMAYKPDTGNYWAYENDNSNIAIYGYLYDWETAMNNVPPGWHIPSGDEWLAVAKSLGCKNKDSWRYLEEIYPKLVVGGSSGLNMLLGGMRTCDGEFKCLNDKARFWTSITTIKQKDSYKSNIRVYGLESKDDDRHGLNFRKTAYMFYNGKKYPACCGFSVRLFKD, from the coding sequence ATGAAAAACAACAGACTTGTTATTACCCACCTGATATTAACGTTTGTCATAGTACTACTGTTTGCCTGCAATCGCAGCACGAACCAAACGGATCATATTACGATTGAAAAAGGTAGTTTCACTGACCCGCGGGATGGTAAGATCTACAAAACTGTAAAAATCGGGGATCAATGGATTTTGGCTGAAAATATGGCATACAAACCTGATACAGGAAATTATTGGGCATATGAAAATGATAACAGCAATATTGCAATATACGGTTACCTGTACGACTGGGAAACTGCAATGAATAATGTACCGCCAGGCTGGCATATTCCTTCCGGAGATGAATGGTTAGCTGTAGCAAAATCATTAGGCTGTAAAAATAAAGATTCATGGCGCTATTTGGAAGAAATATACCCAAAGCTGGTAGTTGGAGGAAGTAGTGGATTGAATATGTTACTTGGAGGTATGCGTACTTGCGATGGAGAATTTAAATGCCTTAATGACAAAGCCAGATTTTGGACATCCATCACTACAATTAAACAAAAGGATTCATATAAATCCAATATAAGAGTTTATGGTTTAGAAAGTAAAGATGATGACCGGCATGGTTTAAATTTCAGAAAAACTGCTTACATGTTTTATAACGGAAAGAAGTATCCCGCTTGTTGTGGTTTTAGTGTTCGTCTTTTCAAGGATTAG
- a CDS encoding M23 family metallopeptidase, which yields MKRYWAEGIFIVIGIALVTWIFIYKQNPEPEAEVIPEPEVIPEPILKFGLPVDSFYVEASSIKRNQNLSDLLVNRGVSYQTIDEIARKSKPIFDVRKLKQGNNCYFFCTPDTNKLAKYFIYEIDPIEYVVYQLDDSLNIYKGEKPVTQELKTASGVIESSLWNAMTGNDLNPVLAIELSEIYAWTIDFFGIQKGDKFRLIYEENFVDSVSVGINAIYACQFEHMGEDFYAFEFEQDSIMSYYDDQGKSLKKAFLKAPLKFSRISSHFSRARLHPVLKISRPHLGIDYAAPTGTPVHSIGDGVVTRKGYQAGGGGNYIYIKHNSVYTTCYMHLNNFAKGMAPGVRVKQGQLIGYVGKTGLATGPHLDFRVFKNGSAMDPLKLKAPPVEPVKEALMPQYTQLKDSLMLRLQAIPFGDEQPATQPQLQASLPEDQPAEMPSN from the coding sequence ATGAAAAGATATTGGGCTGAAGGGATTTTTATTGTCATTGGAATTGCATTGGTAACCTGGATTTTTATCTACAAACAAAATCCGGAACCTGAAGCAGAAGTTATCCCCGAGCCCGAAGTTATCCCCGAACCGATTTTAAAGTTCGGCCTCCCGGTCGATTCGTTTTACGTTGAAGCGAGCTCCATCAAGCGCAATCAAAACCTATCCGACTTGTTGGTTAACCGGGGAGTTTCGTACCAAACCATTGATGAAATTGCACGTAAATCGAAACCTATTTTCGATGTGCGCAAGCTGAAACAAGGCAACAACTGCTACTTCTTTTGCACTCCCGACACCAACAAGCTGGCTAAATACTTCATTTACGAAATCGACCCGATTGAATATGTGGTTTACCAGCTCGACGATAGCCTGAACATTTACAAAGGCGAAAAGCCAGTGACCCAGGAGCTGAAAACCGCATCAGGCGTTATCGAATCATCGCTGTGGAATGCCATGACGGGGAACGACCTCAACCCGGTTTTGGCCATCGAGCTTTCCGAAATTTATGCCTGGACAATCGACTTCTTCGGCATCCAAAAAGGCGATAAATTCCGTTTGATCTACGAAGAGAATTTTGTTGACAGTGTTTCTGTGGGCATCAACGCCATTTACGCCTGCCAGTTCGAACACATGGGCGAGGATTTTTACGCCTTCGAGTTCGAGCAGGACAGCATTATGAGCTACTACGACGACCAGGGAAAGAGTCTGAAAAAAGCATTCCTGAAAGCGCCGCTTAAGTTCTCGCGAATCAGCTCGCACTTTTCGCGTGCCCGCCTGCACCCGGTACTAAAGATTAGCCGTCCGCACCTGGGTATTGACTATGCTGCGCCAACCGGAACACCCGTTCACAGTATCGGCGATGGCGTGGTTACCCGCAAAGGCTACCAGGCCGGTGGTGGCGGTAATTACATTTACATCAAGCACAACTCAGTATACACCACCTGCTACATGCACCTGAACAACTTTGCCAAAGGCATGGCGCCGGGCGTTCGCGTCAAACAAGGGCAGCTGATTGGTTATGTTGGAAAAACGGGGTTGGCAACCGGGCCTCACCTCGACTTCCGCGTATTTAAAAACGGATCGGCTATGGACCCGCTGAAATTGAAAGCACCACCTGTTGAGCCGGTCAAAGAGGCCTTGATGCCGCAATACACCCAACTGAAAGATTCACTGATGCTCCGCCTGCAGGCAATTCCGTTTGGCGACGAGCAACCAGCAACTCAACCACAACTGCAAGCTTCGTTACCGGAAGACCAACCAGCCGAGATGCCTTCAAACTAG
- a CDS encoding DUF2202 domain-containing protein, translated as MKTNPLLKLMTLVAMLVTIVSCSESSLSEAEPTDFDTPLTKSALTEIQTENLVFVFEEEKMARDVYYYLNEKWNLTVFANIIDSEQNHKDAMEKLLISYEIDYPDNDTYGEFSIDEIRQLYIALTTSGESSILAALEVGMTIEDFDIEDLQARSEEFEDADVVKVLGNLTEGSMNHLRAFYSNLKNLDETYTYSPQFISQELFDAIIASTDSRGHYGSK; from the coding sequence ATGAAAACAAACCCACTTTTAAAATTGATGACCCTGGTTGCCATGCTCGTTACAATCGTATCGTGCAGCGAATCGTCACTATCGGAAGCCGAACCCACGGATTTTGATACGCCCCTAACGAAAAGCGCGTTAACAGAGATACAGACCGAAAACTTAGTCTTCGTTTTTGAAGAAGAAAAAATGGCCCGAGACGTTTATTACTACCTCAACGAAAAATGGAATTTAACAGTCTTTGCAAACATTATCGACAGCGAACAAAACCACAAAGACGCGATGGAAAAATTGTTGATCTCGTACGAAATCGACTACCCGGACAACGACACGTACGGTGAATTTTCGATTGACGAAATCCGTCAGCTTTACATCGCGTTGACCACTTCGGGAGAAAGCTCCATCCTTGCAGCACTCGAAGTCGGAATGACGATCGAAGATTTCGACATTGAAGACTTGCAAGCACGATCCGAAGAATTTGAAGATGCTGACGTTGTTAAGGTTTTAGGCAATTTAACCGAAGGCTCGATGAACCATCTCCGCGCCTTTTATTCGAACCTGAAAAACCTGGACGAAACGTACACTTACAGCCCTCAGTTCATCAGCCAGGAATTGTTCGATGCGATCATCGCCAGCACGGATAGCCGCGGCCACTATGGCTCCAAATAA
- a CDS encoding DUF4405 domain-containing protein has product MKNKFSWRAFISFGLTYSLIIVLVSGLVLYVSPPGRYAHWVNWKLLGATKEGWQAIHTIFSFAFVILSLLHLFSINWKAFLSYLRARTEKSHSKKRELVWSSVVVVIFFIGTVFSIPPFSSVMNLSENLTASWEKTEETPPVPHAELLTLAELDTQLPDLSLDQITEKLKRHNIAFENASTQTLREIAELNNQTPMEIYAQITQKPASQMQGSGIGRKSLETICTELNKNADDVILLLEDNAIIADKDQTLRAIGDENGISPKEIYDLINQPPN; this is encoded by the coding sequence ATGAAAAACAAATTCTCGTGGCGGGCATTTATCAGCTTTGGCCTCACTTACAGCCTCATCATCGTTCTTGTTTCCGGTTTAGTTTTATATGTTTCTCCTCCGGGACGCTACGCGCACTGGGTGAATTGGAAACTACTCGGTGCAACCAAAGAAGGTTGGCAAGCCATTCATACCATCTTTTCATTCGCTTTTGTTATCCTTTCCCTACTTCACCTGTTCAGCATTAACTGGAAAGCGTTTCTAAGTTACCTGCGAGCCAGAACAGAAAAAAGCCACAGCAAGAAACGCGAATTGGTATGGTCCAGTGTTGTAGTCGTCATCTTCTTTATCGGGACTGTCTTTTCTATTCCTCCTTTCAGCTCGGTCATGAATTTAAGTGAAAACCTGACGGCTTCTTGGGAAAAAACAGAGGAAACACCACCGGTTCCGCATGCCGAACTCCTCACCCTTGCCGAGCTGGACACACAATTACCAGACCTCAGCCTGGATCAAATTACCGAAAAATTGAAACGGCACAACATCGCTTTCGAAAACGCTTCGACACAAACCCTGCGCGAAATAGCCGAGCTAAACAACCAAACGCCAATGGAGATTTACGCGCAAATCACCCAAAAACCAGCTTCACAAATGCAGGGAAGCGGCATTGGCCGAAAATCACTGGAAACGATTTGCACCGAGCTAAATAAAAATGCAGACGACGTAATTTTACTTTTGGAAGACAACGCGATCATTGCAGACAAGGACCAAACGCTGCGCGCTATTGGCGATGAGAATGGCATCAGTCCGAAAGAAATCTACGATTTAATTAACCAGCCGCCTAATTAA
- a CDS encoding sensor histidine kinase — MNLTSFLNANYKDQYYDEYLNEVQKTILKYNKLLIPFMLVVFLYYTIGDYLIWHIPVFAPTRYPGIFTCLLLLTITYSSLRKNRKLVIVANNLHCIALLFMGFSLTILGPGYGFKGIISCILFVVASHFFVKGYRAIILLYSIGFAMALVTLVYSYLYFPVYSQAEIMGLVTVFVGIIILSFYSEKTRFNEFYFQRNLVEEKNKTHELYVETQSKNDQLEKMNKQLDEALTELERIDQSKNKLFSIIAHDLRSPIAAVVGLLEDMDENFGDYSLDEIEYRIRLLVKSSDTTLILINNLLYWASTQWMGIKIEKARHNLADMVDNSVSAYLNGAKLKNLDVDIQIDNDLYVLVDEKTIRVVISNLFNNAIKFTNKGGRIALFSEVDGSQVRLSVRDNGIGMKPESVQKLFKLGQNFNRYGTENEKGTGLGLVLAAEFVAYNGGEIRVESEENNGSCFTITLPMADD; from the coding sequence ATGAATCTAACGAGCTTTCTAAACGCGAATTATAAAGATCAGTACTACGACGAATATTTAAACGAAGTACAAAAAACGATCTTAAAGTACAACAAGCTGTTAATCCCCTTTATGCTGGTGGTTTTTCTGTACTACACCATTGGCGATTACCTGATCTGGCACATCCCGGTGTTTGCCCCCACCCGCTATCCGGGCATATTCACCTGCCTGCTTTTGCTCACAATTACCTACAGCTCGCTCCGAAAAAACCGAAAGCTGGTTATTGTGGCTAACAATTTACACTGTATCGCCCTGTTGTTTATGGGCTTTAGTCTGACCATCCTCGGTCCCGGGTATGGGTTTAAGGGCATTATTTCCTGCATCCTGTTTGTTGTGGCCTCGCACTTTTTTGTGAAAGGCTACCGGGCAATTATCCTGCTGTATTCCATCGGTTTTGCCATGGCCCTCGTCACGCTTGTTTATTCGTATTTGTATTTTCCGGTATACAGCCAGGCCGAAATCATGGGGTTGGTAACAGTTTTTGTCGGGATTATTATCTTAAGCTTTTACAGCGAAAAAACACGCTTCAACGAATTCTATTTCCAGCGAAATTTGGTGGAGGAAAAGAATAAAACGCACGAGCTTTATGTCGAGACTCAGTCGAAAAACGACCAGCTGGAAAAGATGAACAAGCAGCTGGACGAGGCGCTGACAGAGTTGGAGCGGATTGACCAATCGAAAAACAAACTGTTCTCCATTATCGCTCATGATTTGCGAAGCCCAATTGCAGCCGTCGTGGGTTTGTTGGAAGACATGGACGAGAATTTCGGGGATTATAGTCTGGATGAAATTGAATATCGTATTCGCCTGCTTGTGAAATCGAGCGACACGACCTTAATACTCATCAACAACCTGCTTTATTGGGCATCCACACAATGGATGGGGATCAAGATTGAAAAGGCCAGGCATAATCTGGCTGATATGGTGGATAATAGTGTTTCGGCTTACCTCAATGGCGCCAAACTGAAAAACCTGGATGTTGATATTCAAATTGACAATGACCTGTATGTGCTGGTCGACGAGAAAACGATTCGGGTGGTGATCTCCAATTTGTTCAACAATGCCATTAAGTTTACCAATAAAGGAGGGCGAATCGCGCTGTTCAGCGAGGTGGACGGATCGCAGGTGCGCTTATCGGTGCGGGATAATGGTATCGGTATGAAGCCTGAATCGGTACAGAAGTTATTTAAGCTGGGGCAGAATTTTAACCGATACGGCACAGAGAATGAAAAAGGAACCGGGCTGGGACTAGTTCTGGCGGCTGAGTTTGTTGCTTACAACGGCGGCGAAATTCGGGTAGAGAGCGAAGAAAACAACGGCAGTTGTTTCACCATCACACTACCAATGGCCGACGACTGA
- a CDS encoding thioredoxin family protein: protein MKKTVNPSANSSTKAPKKKPHPFWRVFWLTFLVASLGYAWYSFYVPSNDVVWADDMVTAQKLANDSGKNMLLFFTGKWCVPCRIMKREVFADKEVMKAINAQVVPIMIDIDDPNSQELVKRYKIGGTPITIFTDPQGNVLDYAVGKIDKTEFLEMLEKLRAAPMGFKQ, encoded by the coding sequence ATGAAAAAAACAGTTAATCCCTCTGCTAATTCATCAACCAAAGCTCCGAAGAAGAAGCCTCACCCGTTTTGGCGTGTGTTTTGGCTCACCTTTTTGGTCGCTTCGTTGGGCTATGCCTGGTATTCGTTTTATGTACCTTCAAACGATGTGGTTTGGGCCGACGACATGGTCACGGCACAAAAGCTCGCCAACGATTCGGGCAAGAACATGCTGCTGTTTTTCACCGGGAAGTGGTGCGTACCCTGCCGAATTATGAAGCGTGAAGTTTTCGCAGACAAGGAGGTCATGAAGGCCATCAATGCACAAGTTGTACCCATCATGATTGACATTGATGATCCGAACTCGCAAGAGCTGGTAAAACGGTATAAAATTGGCGGCACGCCGATCACAATTTTCACCGATCCCCAAGGAAACGTACTTGATTATGCTGTTGGCAAGATTGACAAAACAGAATTCTTGGAGATGCTTGAGAAATTGAGGGCAGCCCCAATGGGGTTTAAGCAGTAG
- the leuS gene encoding leucine--tRNA ligase has product MEYKFWDIEPKWQAYWEENKTFKTENDFSKPKYYILDMFPYPSGAGLHVGHPEGYTATDIISRYKRMKGFNVLHPMGWDAFGLPAEQYAIQTGTHPSITTQKNCDNFRRQIKTLGLSYDWDREINTTDPKYFKWTQWIFTKLYNTYFDAEQGKGRPISELPIPAEVKAEGDAAVNQYISKKRLAYYDNAQVWWCPNCKTVCANEEVLTDGSHEKCGHQVNRKNLKQWLLRIPHYAQRLLEGLDELDWPEGVKDMQKNWIGKSTGAEVDFALEGINQKLRVYTTRPDTLFGATYMVISPEHPMMSEIVTADKKEEVEKYIQAAALKSDLDRTELNKDKTGVFTGRYATNPINGKQIPVWVADYVLMGYGTGAIMAVPAHDTRDFEFAEKFEIPIICILDPKDAEAELRDQVLAGKACWTEDGAYINSASAETGIDINGLNKKEGIARVIGWLEEQGIGKATVNFKLRDWLFSRQRYWGEPFPVIHWEDGEIELVDEDLPVTLPELEKFEPGEGGESPLANAGDWLTVVDKNGRKGRRETNTMPQWAGSCWYYLRYIDPKNDESIFDPKVENYWMPVDLYIGGAEHAVLHLLYSRFWHKVLFDLGIVSTNEPFQKLFNQGMILAFAYETKTGAKIASDLVEEKEGKYFHIETGEELRQIVAKMSKSLKNVINPDDVVEKYGADSLRLYEMFMGPLDDTKPWAENGVKGVFGFLGRAYRFFGNLDNIVEGEEDKEMAKLLAQTIIKVGDDIENLKFNTGISALMVLNNLAMKKGKVTKATAETFAKILAPYAPHLAEELWQMYGNTATLTYEPWPVADTSILVEDTFEYPVSFNGKVRFKLAMPVDAAKDAIEKAVMEHEAAQKWLDGKTPKKVIIVPKKIINVVL; this is encoded by the coding sequence ATGGAATACAAATTCTGGGACATTGAGCCGAAATGGCAAGCTTACTGGGAGGAGAACAAAACCTTCAAGACGGAAAACGATTTTTCGAAACCGAAATATTATATCCTCGACATGTTCCCTTATCCGTCAGGTGCCGGGCTACACGTTGGACACCCCGAAGGTTACACAGCAACCGACATCATCAGCCGTTACAAACGCATGAAAGGGTTCAACGTGCTTCACCCCATGGGGTGGGATGCGTTTGGTTTGCCGGCCGAGCAATATGCCATTCAAACGGGAACGCACCCTTCGATTACAACCCAGAAAAACTGCGACAACTTCCGTCGCCAGATTAAAACCCTGGGATTGAGTTACGACTGGGATCGCGAGATTAACACAACCGATCCGAAATATTTCAAATGGACACAGTGGATCTTCACCAAACTGTACAATACGTATTTTGATGCAGAACAAGGAAAAGGTCGCCCAATTAGCGAACTGCCAATTCCGGCTGAAGTAAAAGCTGAAGGTGACGCTGCTGTTAACCAATACATCAGCAAAAAACGTTTGGCCTACTACGATAATGCCCAGGTTTGGTGGTGTCCGAACTGTAAAACAGTTTGTGCCAACGAAGAAGTGTTGACCGACGGATCGCACGAAAAATGTGGACACCAAGTGAATCGCAAAAACCTGAAACAATGGCTGCTTCGCATTCCTCACTACGCGCAACGTTTGTTGGAAGGTTTGGATGAACTGGACTGGCCGGAAGGTGTAAAAGACATGCAGAAAAACTGGATTGGTAAATCGACCGGTGCGGAAGTTGACTTCGCATTGGAAGGCATCAACCAAAAGCTGCGCGTGTACACCACTCGTCCTGACACGCTGTTCGGAGCAACTTACATGGTTATTTCGCCGGAACACCCAATGATGAGCGAAATAGTAACCGCCGATAAAAAAGAAGAAGTTGAAAAGTACATTCAGGCTGCTGCTTTGAAATCAGACCTGGACCGTACCGAGCTGAATAAAGATAAAACCGGTGTATTTACCGGCCGCTACGCCACCAACCCGATCAACGGAAAACAAATTCCGGTTTGGGTGGCCGACTACGTGTTGATGGGTTACGGAACCGGAGCCATCATGGCTGTTCCGGCGCACGACACCCGCGACTTCGAGTTTGCTGAAAAATTCGAAATTCCAATCATCTGTATCCTCGATCCGAAAGATGCGGAAGCTGAATTGCGCGATCAGGTTTTGGCCGGCAAAGCCTGCTGGACCGAAGATGGCGCCTACATTAACTCAGCCAGCGCCGAAACCGGTATCGACATCAACGGACTCAACAAAAAAGAAGGGATCGCGAGAGTGATTGGCTGGTTGGAAGAACAAGGAATTGGTAAAGCAACTGTCAACTTCAAACTGCGCGACTGGTTGTTCAGCCGCCAACGTTATTGGGGCGAGCCGTTCCCGGTTATCCACTGGGAAGATGGCGAGATTGAACTGGTAGATGAAGATCTTCCGGTAACCTTGCCTGAACTGGAAAAATTTGAACCGGGTGAGGGTGGTGAATCTCCGTTGGCCAACGCCGGCGACTGGTTGACTGTGGTTGACAAAAACGGCCGCAAAGGTCGTCGCGAAACCAACACCATGCCGCAATGGGCGGGCTCGTGCTGGTACTACCTACGCTACATCGACCCGAAAAATGACGAATCGATTTTCGACCCGAAAGTAGAAAACTACTGGATGCCGGTCGACCTGTATATTGGCGGTGCCGAGCACGCCGTGCTGCACTTGCTGTACTCGCGTTTCTGGCACAAAGTGCTGTTCGACCTGGGAATCGTTTCAACCAACGAGCCGTTCCAAAAGCTGTTCAACCAAGGAATGATTTTGGCATTTGCTTACGAGACCAAGACCGGTGCCAAAATTGCTTCGGATTTGGTTGAAGAAAAAGAAGGCAAATATTTCCACATCGAGACCGGCGAAGAGCTGCGCCAGATTGTGGCAAAAATGTCGAAGTCACTGAAAAACGTGATCAACCCCGACGATGTGGTTGAGAAATACGGAGCCGACTCGTTGCGTCTGTACGAAATGTTTATGGGACCGCTGGACGACACCAAGCCTTGGGCCGAGAACGGCGTAAAAGGAGTGTTCGGATTCCTGGGCCGTGCTTACCGTTTCTTCGGAAACCTCGACAATATTGTGGAAGGCGAAGAAGACAAGGAAATGGCGAAGTTGTTGGCACAAACGATCATCAAAGTTGGCGACGACATTGAAAACCTGAAGTTCAACACCGGTATTTCAGCCTTGATGGTATTGAACAACCTGGCCATGAAAAAAGGCAAAGTAACCAAAGCGACAGCCGAGACTTTTGCAAAAATTCTGGCTCCTTACGCGCCTCACCTTGCCGAAGAATTGTGGCAAATGTACGGCAACACCGCAACCTTGACTTACGAACCGTGGCCGGTAGCTGACACCAGCATCCTGGTGGAAGACACGTTCGAATACCCGGTTTCATTCAACGGCAAAGTGCGCTTCAAACTGGCAATGCCGGTTGATGCCGCCAAAGATGCCATTGAAAAAGCGGTGATGGAACACGAAGCTGCACAAAAGTGGCTTGATGGTAAAACACCGAAAAAAGTCATTATCGTACCGAAAAAGATTATCAATGTGGTTTTATAA
- a CDS encoding YitT family protein: MTEERKFKLKTLLTDYLIITVGMSLYVVGWTLFLIPAEITGGGISGVSTVIYYSTKFPIAISYFVINVFLILVAIKVLGASFGVKTIWSMLVATLLFWITPGMIKEPLIDDTFLSAVLGAMLGGMGIGLVFTRGGSTGGTDIIAMIINKYRNISPGRVIMYCDVIIIASSYFVFHSPAKLVYGYVSMWVVSYSIDAFLSGANASAQIFIFSKKFNEVADYINQNANRGVTVLDGTGWYSKENVKIVMTVVRKRESSMIFRKLKEIDPDAFISMGSVMGVYGNGFENIKI; the protein is encoded by the coding sequence ATGACTGAAGAACGTAAATTCAAGTTGAAGACCCTGCTTACTGATTACCTCATTATTACCGTGGGGATGTCGTTGTATGTTGTTGGGTGGACACTGTTCCTGATTCCTGCTGAAATCACCGGTGGAGGAATTAGTGGTGTATCGACAGTAATTTATTACAGCACCAAGTTTCCGATTGCGATCTCTTATTTTGTGATCAACGTTTTCCTGATCCTGGTTGCCATCAAAGTTTTGGGCGCCAGCTTCGGCGTGAAAACCATTTGGAGCATGCTCGTTGCAACGCTCCTGTTTTGGATCACCCCCGGAATGATCAAAGAACCACTGATTGATGACACTTTCCTTTCGGCTGTTTTGGGCGCCATGCTGGGTGGTATGGGAATCGGCCTGGTGTTCACGCGCGGTGGCAGCACCGGCGGAACCGACATCATTGCCATGATTATCAACAAATACCGCAACATCAGCCCGGGCCGGGTAATCATGTACTGCGACGTCATTATTATTGCGTCCAGTTACTTTGTTTTCCACTCGCCGGCAAAGCTGGTGTATGGCTACGTATCCATGTGGGTGGTCTCTTATTCGATTGATGCTTTTTTAAGCGGAGCCAATGCTTCTGCTCAAATTTTTATATTTTCGAAGAAATTTAATGAAGTTGCGGATTACATTAATCAAAATGCCAACCGAGGTGTTACAGTACTCGACGGCACAGGATGGTACTCCAAGGAAAACGTTAAAATTGTCATGACCGTTGTTCGCAAACGCGAATCGAGCATGATTTTCAGAAAATTAAAGGAAATTGACCCGGATGCTTTTATCTCCATGGGTAGTGTGATGGGGGTTTACGGCAATGGGTTCGAAAACATCAAAATTTAG